From Echinicola soli, a single genomic window includes:
- a CDS encoding glutaredoxin family protein: MPKLKLHLYGTDWCPKSSALRNYMQRKWIEFNDFNVETNAEAGTRVRALYEGKLKFPTVMFGDDFLKNPTILELNEFLKKHDIS, translated from the coding sequence ATGCCTAAATTAAAATTGCACCTATACGGAACAGATTGGTGCCCCAAGTCATCTGCCTTGCGCAATTACATGCAAAGAAAATGGATAGAATTTAATGATTTTAATGTGGAAACCAATGCCGAAGCAGGCACCAGGGTACGTGCATTGTATGAGGGGAAATTAAAATTTCCTACAGTCATGTTTGGCGACGACTTTCTCAAAAATCCCACCATACTCGAGCTCAATGAATTCCTGAAGAAGCATGACATAAGCTAA
- a CDS encoding cation:proton antiporter, whose product MQHHILINICALFGVATAVIIICRFLKIRYIIGYLITGVLLSPNTSTYFADMEEVDVYAEIGIILLLFTIGLEFSFANLRKIQRYVLGGGSAQVFFTIVITAVLIWLVMRPGWEESIFWGFLYALSSTAIVIKTLQDANKIATLHGKFILAVLLFQDIMIVPLMLFTPIVAGVGGDLLPALGWLLGKLVLMGGIAYLLARYVIPYLLKTVMKVQSQEVFLIALIFIVTGIALLTEQLGLSLALGAFIAGLIIAETDYNHMAISCFLPFRYVFMSFFFISMGMLLNYEIFVTDFEWIVFWTLFAFAVKAAAGILAVKVMGLEWKTALAVGFSIAQIGEFSFVLAQSGLEYELISANNYQIFLAVSIILMSVTPFIVSNAEKIHPLITKMTTKYA is encoded by the coding sequence ATGCAGCACCACATTCTCATAAACATCTGTGCACTTTTTGGAGTGGCTACAGCGGTTATCATCATTTGCCGGTTCCTTAAAATCAGGTACATCATCGGGTATCTGATTACGGGGGTGTTACTCAGCCCGAATACTTCCACCTATTTTGCCGATATGGAAGAGGTAGATGTGTATGCCGAAATAGGAATCATCCTGCTTTTGTTTACCATCGGTCTGGAGTTTTCATTTGCCAACCTGAGGAAAATTCAGCGATACGTATTGGGTGGTGGTAGCGCTCAGGTGTTCTTTACCATTGTCATTACTGCAGTACTTATCTGGCTGGTGATGCGGCCTGGTTGGGAAGAAAGTATATTTTGGGGATTTTTGTATGCGCTGAGCAGTACCGCTATTGTGATCAAGACATTGCAGGATGCCAATAAGATAGCAACTCTCCATGGCAAGTTTATACTGGCGGTACTGCTTTTTCAAGATATCATGATTGTGCCTTTGATGCTATTTACGCCTATTGTTGCGGGCGTAGGGGGTGATTTGCTACCTGCACTTGGATGGTTATTGGGTAAGTTGGTATTGATGGGCGGCATAGCATATTTACTGGCTCGTTATGTAATTCCGTACCTTTTAAAAACGGTTATGAAAGTGCAGAGTCAGGAGGTGTTTTTAATTGCCCTGATCTTTATCGTTACCGGTATTGCTTTGCTTACCGAGCAATTGGGCCTGTCCTTGGCTTTGGGTGCTTTTATCGCCGGTTTGATCATTGCTGAAACCGATTATAACCATATGGCAATATCCTGCTTTTTGCCTTTCAGATATGTGTTTATGAGTTTCTTTTTCATTTCTATGGGAATGTTGCTGAACTATGAAATTTTCGTGACTGATTTTGAATGGATTGTGTTCTGGACATTATTTGCATTTGCCGTAAAAGCTGCCGCCGGGATACTTGCTGTAAAAGTGATGGGACTGGAATGGAAAACAGCACTTGCCGTAGGATTCTCCATCGCCCAAATCGGGGAGTTTTCTTTTGTACTTGCCCAAAGCGGATTAGAGTATGAACTGATAAGCGCCAACAATTATCAGATCTTTCTGGCGGTGTCCATTATTTTGATGTCGGTAACGCCATTTATAGTCAGCAACGCGGAGAAAATCCATCCCTTAATTACTAAAATGACAACTAAATATGCCTAA